ATACTTGCCTTTCAATTCTTCCTTCAGTTCGAGATAATTATAAATCTCGCCGTTAAATACAATGGCATAGCGGTTATCCTCGCTGAACATGGGCTGATGCCCTGCGGCAGACAGATCGATGATACTCAGACGCACATGTCCCAGACCGATGTGGTCTTTGAACAGGGTACCCTCGTCATCCGGGCCACGGTGCTTGATGCTTTGCATCATGCCCTTCACATGATCGGGCTCAACCGGGCGATCTGAAAAGTTTGCTATTCCTGCGATTCCACACATGTCCGTTTCATTTATCCATTCACTTAGGCAGTGGGTGGTGCAGGTTGACGAATAATGATCCGTTTGATCAGATTCTTCAGATTCTGAAAGATCAATTCCTTTGTCCAGAGCAGAAGGCCATCATTCCAACGTTGCGGGTGGACGGTAATCATCAGATGATCGGGAAGGGTTTTCACATTTTCAATGATCTGGTCTGTTCTGGCAAAGTTGAGTTGATGCGGGGAAGAGACCTTGTCCCTCACGCTTACCAATGCGCCGTTCCAGGTTCTGCCGGTATCCGTGAGATAGGCAAACTTGTTAAAATCCAGATCAAGGTAAGGCTCTCCTGATATTCCGAAATCCCTGTAATTGTACTTTTCCCATACCTTCCGGTTGTCCCATCTGCTTCTGGGACTTCCATGCATGCATATGGTTTTCACCAGATAATACTCCCGGAAATAGTTCAGGTTATCTTCAAACTTTTTAATGGCCTTTTGCATATCGCCACGGGCCAGGGCCAAATCTTCATAGTGATAACCGATCTCATGCCCTAATGCGGCGATATCTCGGATCACATTCGGATGATTGCTTTGGCGTACGATACGGAAATAATAAACACCCTTGATTCCCAATTGATGTTCAATGATGGCCGTCCTGTGAGAATTCTCCGGAAGATCATCCACATCATGACGCAAGATCACTTGCTTACCTTCCAACCCTTTCTCCAGATATTCTTCGAAGGTAAGAAAGCGATAACCGTTCTCCAGCAGGCTTGATAATAGCCGCTCATAGGATCTCAATGTAAAATCCCTGGTCATAAAATCTCGTTATTCATTTGGCAACTTTATCGGCTCACTTACGCGCAAATTTACCTTAAAATTTTTCTGTTTATCAGGATTTTCGCCTAATTCATTCATGCTTTTCGGAAATTCTTCGACAAACCACACCATCAGGGCGGTCAGATCAACCAATTCCTTCATGACCTCTGCTGATTTCAACCTGTATTTCTCCTTATATTGAGAATCCTGTACCAGGCTTATGGCCCTTTCCACCAATCCGTCGCTTTCCCGGAACAGCTCGATCAATCCCAGTCTGACTTCCTCGTCCAGCGTTCCGGCCTGTGCCGTGCTGATACATAAGGCAGGGGTTCCCAGAAAAGCGGCCTCGGCAGACATGGTGAGACTTTCGCTCACCAATAAAGCTGCACCGTGCAGCACGTGATGCATCAGTGCCGGATGAACCCTGAAGGCATATTGCTGCAGATCATCAGGCAACGTTTTCTCGGAACTGATCACCACCTTCGCATATCTGGATAGCTCTTTCACCAGCCGGTATTTATCATCCATGGTCAGTCCTTTCAGACCGATGTCATGACTGGCATTCCAGGAAACAAAGCGCAGGATCACGTAGCGGTCCTTGCCGGAATCTTTAAGAATCTCCTTGGCATGGCTTGTATCCGGCACATACCTATTGGGGTGCAATGATCCCAACTCCAGGAATCCATCGAACCTCAGGTGCTTTTTTCCAAAGTCCTTCTGGAAAACCTTTGGCGTGAGAATGGCGCGCGTAAAAGGCGTGTACAGCATGTGCTGAAAGGCATTGTGATCGGTATCATCCAGAGCTATGTGTGGTTTACCGGTAATCCACGCCACGTGGGCTGCATACATCGACCCTGCGCTGACATAGATATCCGGCCTAAACTTCCTGGCTTGTTTGAACAGAAACCAGTCCGCCGACAGAATATACAGCAGCTTACCGATCATACCGTTCTTACCCTTTCCTCTGTTGTGATAGGTAAAACCGTAATAATCAAGCAAGGTTAACGCGACCTCCTTATCTCTGGAAACGATCCGTACCTCATGCCCTTTCTGTTGCATTTCCGTGACGAAATGCCTCAGGTAATGGACGTGTGCAGGGTGTCCTATGTCAATCAACACACGCATCTTACCTGACGTATTTGTACAGTTTAAGACCCCACACACCTAGTCTGTAAAGAAGCGGATTGTGAATTTTAGAATACCTGCCGAAGTTCATAAGTGTACCGCCAAACTTGAGTTTATAGTCCCTCACGGAATACTCCTGATCTGGCTTTCCCGCACCGGCAAAGTCGTATATCTTGATCCCTTCTGATTTGAGCTGAAGCATCATGAGCCAGGGCATGAGGTCGGCTGCATTAAGGTTTGAATGTTCCCTGTCAATGGCAGCATACCAATCATAGGACATTCCATTGAAAAGCAGATATACCCGGCATCCGATGAGGATATCTCCGTGATAGCAACCTACGATGCGCGCACGATCTCCGAGGATTTCTGCAGTATTGAGGAAGAGTTTCTCATGCGGCGCGGGCAAACCGATCTTGATGTAGGTATCACGTATGAGGATATGACCGGCACGGATGGCTTCTTCCCCTTTGATTTCCTTCACCACCAGGCCTTTGTTCCGTGCCCTCTTGATATTGGAGTTCCGGCCACGGTGAAGGGCTTTCTTCATATCTTCCTCGGACTGCTCCAGGTCATTATGAATGGTAAGATGATCTACATACGAAAAGCCGACTGCCTTGAAGGCAGGATCGAGGGCTTTGATATCAAACAAATTCCGGACTTCCGTGTAGATGGCCTTTTTACTCCGTATGTTCCGGCAATATTCGGAGAGAAGTTGTTGGGCAATATCGTTGTCATCGTCTTTCACCAGAGGGCCACCGGTAACGATGGACCGGGTGGATACGATCTTCTTCAGGCCGGACTCGGCAAGAATCATATAGGCCATTACACCCAGGATATTTCCTTCGCTATCTTCAGCAGCGATGACACCGGCTTCACAACCCGGTGTCCTTTTATATACCTCCACCATTCCAGGTGTCTGGAAAATATTCCCTGACGGATGCGCCACCACAAAATCATCCCACTTCTTCGGGTCAGGGTTTTTGTTAAAAATCACTTGTGTTTTCATTGACAACTTCACTATTACTTGAATCGATTCTGATAATCCGGATCCTTCTTCATGATGTCGAAACTTTCCGGGTAATTTTCGACAAACCATTCCATAAAGCCTGTCACATCAATCTTATCCTTCACCACTTCCTTCACCTTATCGGCAAAGCCGGACTTATAATCAAGCTGACCGGCAATTTCAATCGCCCTTTCCACCAGGCCCTGTGGCTTTCTATACAATTCGATCAATCCTAGTCTTACCTCCTCATCAAGGGTTCCGGCAAGTGCCGTACTGATACACAGGGAAGGCGTTCCGAGAAAAACTGCTTCCGCAGACATGGTCAGACTTTCGCTGACAAGGAGACTGGCCTCTCTGAGGATATCGTGCATATACGCAGGGTTCACATTGTAAGCATACTGCTGCAGGTCATCCGGCAGATCCTGTTCGGAAGAAATGATCACACGGGCATGTTTGGACAAACCTTTGACAAGTGCGTACTTTTCTTCAAGAGATAATCCCTCCAAACCTATGTCATGACTGGCTTCCCAGGACACAAAGCGAAGCAGAACGAACCTTCCTTCCTTTTTCAGCGCTGCCAGGTCCTTTTCCGCACCGGGATCCGGCTTATAACGCATGGGATGCAGGGAACACAGTTCCATAAAACCATCAAACCTCACCTGATATTTACCCTGATCTTTCTGGTAAACCTTTGGTGTCATGATGGCTTTGGAGAATGGCACGTACATCATATGCGAGAACGGGTTATGATCCGTATCATCGAATGCGATGTGGGGCTTTCCCATCAACCATGCAACCTGAGCGGCATAGGGCGATGCGAAACTCATGAAGATATCAGGTTTCGTTTTACGCGCCACCTTCAGCAACTGCCAATCTGCCTTTAGCATATACAGCAGTTTTCCAATCATTCCTCTTCTACCCTTTCCCCGGTTGGTATAGGAAAACCCATAATAGTCCAACAATGTCAGCGCCACTTCCTTATCCCTGGCGGTGATCACCACAGAATGCCCTTTTGCTTCCATGTCCCGGATGAAATTCCGGAAATAGTGCACGTGTGCGGGATGACCTATGTCAATAAAAATCTTCATACAGCCGGGGCCGATGTTTTGGCCGAATATTCCTCGTAAAAACGGTTTAACGGTGCCACCACCCCTTTGCGTTGCAACGCACTTTCAATGATCCGGATATAAGCGGCACGGTGACCTGGAAATTCCTTTTCGTTATACACCCGCTGATGGAAGTTGACTACAACGACTGCATCATGCTCTTCCGCCTCATCCATCAACTTATCGAGTTTCTCCCACCGTTTGGGATCCGGCATAAAACACACATCCATTACGGAAAGTGGAAATACGGTAAATGTATTGTTGTGCGGATGGAACGGTTTTATCTTACCATCCACCCAACCCATGTGATAATTGGATCCCCACGTGGAGTCATATTGAAAACCGAGGTCTTCATGGATCTTCCAGGTGGTATCATCCATATTCAGGTGATGTTGCCGGGTACCGTATACCGGGTGGCCCACGATAGATTCCAGTCTGGCCTTTTCTTTTGCAAGCAATTCTTTGTTGTTATATGAAAGAAAAGAGCCGTGCAATCCTATTTCCCACCCATTGGCATCCAGGTAACGAACTGCCTCTTGAATCTTGGGTTCAAGCAGATCATAGCGTCCTTTGGCCAAAGCGAATGTGGCCGGCTTCAAAGGGTTGAACTTGATGCTTTCATCCAGCATGAAAAAGGTAGAACGCACCCCGTAGGAATCCTCAAGGGCTGCGATATCATACATATTCCAGTATGGCTCCTTTTTAAACCTGGATGTCAGGTGGTACCATGCATCGGACAGTTTACCTTTTATGGCATTCTTTACAACGCCGGTAACGTACTGGTAACTCTTCCGTGTACGATCTACATCA
This sequence is a window from Flavobacteriales bacterium. Protein-coding genes within it:
- a CDS encoding peptidoglycan bridge formation glycyltransferase FemA/FemB family protein, which codes for MKTQVIFNKNPDPKKWDDFVVAHPSGNIFQTPGMVEVYKRTPGCEAGVIAAEDSEGNILGVMAYMILAESGLKKIVSTRSIVTGGPLVKDDDNDIAQQLLSEYCRNIRSKKAIYTEVRNLFDIKALDPAFKAVGFSYVDHLTIHNDLEQSEEDMKKALHRGRNSNIKRARNKGLVVKEIKGEEAIRAGHILIRDTYIKIGLPAPHEKLFLNTAEILGDRARIVGCYHGDILIGCRVYLLFNGMSYDWYAAIDREHSNLNAADLMPWLMMLQLKSEGIKIYDFAGAGKPDQEYSVRDYKLKFGGTLMNFGRYSKIHNPLLYRLGVWGLKLYKYVR
- a CDS encoding DUF354 domain-containing protein; translation: MRVLIDIGHPAHVHYLRHFVTEMQQKGHEVRIVSRDKEVALTLLDYYGFTYHNRGKGKNGMIGKLLYILSADWFLFKQARKFRPDIYVSAGSMYAAHVAWITGKPHIALDDTDHNAFQHMLYTPFTRAILTPKVFQKDFGKKHLRFDGFLELGSLHPNRYVPDTSHAKEILKDSGKDRYVILRFVSWNASHDIGLKGLTMDDKYRLVKELSRYAKVVISSEKTLPDDLQQYAFRVHPALMHHVLHGAALLVSESLTMSAEAAFLGTPALCISTAQAGTLDEEVRLGLIELFRESDGLVERAISLVQDSQYKEKYRLKSAEVMKELVDLTALMVWFVEEFPKSMNELGENPDKQKNFKVNLRVSEPIKLPNE
- a CDS encoding polysaccharide deacetylase family protein, translated to MLKVALTHDVDRTRKSYQYVTGVVKNAIKGKLSDAWYHLTSRFKKEPYWNMYDIAALEDSYGVRSTFFMLDESIKFNPLKPATFALAKGRYDLLEPKIQEAVRYLDANGWEIGLHGSFLSYNNKELLAKEKARLESIVGHPVYGTRQHHLNMDDTTWKIHEDLGFQYDSTWGSNYHMGWVDGKIKPFHPHNNTFTVFPLSVMDVCFMPDPKRWEKLDKLMDEAEEHDAVVVVNFHQRVYNEKEFPGHRAAYIRIIESALQRKGVVAPLNRFYEEYSAKTSAPAV
- a CDS encoding DUF354 domain-containing protein, which encodes MKIFIDIGHPAHVHYFRNFIRDMEAKGHSVVITARDKEVALTLLDYYGFSYTNRGKGRRGMIGKLLYMLKADWQLLKVARKTKPDIFMSFASPYAAQVAWLMGKPHIAFDDTDHNPFSHMMYVPFSKAIMTPKVYQKDQGKYQVRFDGFMELCSLHPMRYKPDPGAEKDLAALKKEGRFVLLRFVSWEASHDIGLEGLSLEEKYALVKGLSKHARVIISSEQDLPDDLQQYAYNVNPAYMHDILREASLLVSESLTMSAEAVFLGTPSLCISTALAGTLDEEVRLGLIELYRKPQGLVERAIEIAGQLDYKSGFADKVKEVVKDKIDVTGFMEWFVENYPESFDIMKKDPDYQNRFK